One segment of uncultured Propionivibrio sp. DNA contains the following:
- a CDS encoding GntR family transcriptional regulator, with protein sequence MSTQDAAIPSLDSELTDATITPIDRPTLHSVVVSRLRDMIIEGVLLPGTRINEGQLGQQLGVSRTPLREALKVLAMEGLVELVPGRGAMVCVLTGKDVRDMLAVLSALEELAGSLTCRNASDAQIGEIRKLHDQMLAFYRSGDRLQYFKKNQQIHTALIALTGNASLAMMHEMLQSKMRRIRYLGDQNDDTWSGAVADHEEMIAALEARDGPRLSAALVDHLTRTWDRVKDAI encoded by the coding sequence ATGAGCACTCAAGACGCCGCCATTCCGAGCCTTGATTCCGAGCTGACCGACGCCACCATCACCCCGATCGACCGGCCGACCTTGCATAGCGTCGTCGTCTCCCGGCTACGGGACATGATCATCGAGGGCGTGCTGTTGCCTGGAACCCGTATCAACGAAGGGCAGCTCGGTCAGCAACTCGGCGTTTCGCGCACACCGCTACGCGAAGCACTCAAGGTGCTGGCCATGGAAGGGCTGGTCGAGCTCGTGCCCGGGCGGGGGGCCATGGTCTGCGTACTCACGGGAAAAGACGTCCGCGACATGCTGGCGGTGCTCAGCGCACTGGAAGAACTGGCGGGATCACTGACCTGCAGGAACGCCAGCGACGCGCAGATCGGCGAAATCCGGAAGCTGCACGATCAGATGCTGGCGTTCTACCGTTCCGGCGATCGCCTTCAATACTTCAAGAAGAACCAGCAGATCCACACGGCGCTGATCGCGCTCACCGGCAACGCCTCGCTGGCCATGATGCACGAGATGCTGCAATCGAAAATGCGGCGGATTCGCTATCTCGGTGACCAGAATGACGACACCTGGTCGGGTGCCGTCGCCGATCACGAAGAAATGATCGCAGCACTTGAAGCGCGCGACGGTCCGAGGCTCTCAGCCGCGCTCGTCGACCATCTGACGCGGACCTGGGACCGCGTCAAGGACGCCATCTGA
- a CDS encoding 4-hydroxythreonine-4-phosphate dehydrogenase PdxA encodes MNLSLPTIALAMGDPAGISPELTARLLANDEVRAAARIVVFGDQRILAEGARVAGVSPDISVVGPDASYDASQRPVLIDLGHLALETVKRGEATPEGGAFALENFRRALLMAKEGKADAVCFTPFNKKAMRYVYPKYDDEIRYAAEITGFTGAAREFNVLDALWNCRVTSHIPLSQVASSLTAEGIVAELDLADRCMRESGLKNPRIAVAGLNPHAGDGGNFGREEIDIIEPAVKLAVSKGYNASGPYPADTVYVRARNGEFDGVLTMYHDQGQIAMKLMGFDRGVTMMGGFPFPICTPAHGTAYDIAGRGIANLGASKAALLLAARMAARNLAAKNT; translated from the coding sequence GTGAATCTTTCACTCCCCACCATTGCCCTTGCCATGGGCGATCCCGCCGGCATCAGTCCGGAACTGACAGCCAGGTTGCTGGCGAACGACGAGGTCCGGGCGGCGGCCCGGATCGTCGTTTTTGGCGATCAGCGCATCCTGGCCGAGGGCGCACGTGTCGCCGGCGTCTCGCCGGACATTTCCGTGGTGGGGCCGGATGCGTCCTATGACGCGTCGCAACGCCCGGTGCTGATTGATCTCGGCCATCTGGCGCTCGAGACCGTGAAACGCGGCGAGGCAACACCGGAGGGCGGTGCCTTCGCCCTCGAAAACTTCCGTCGTGCGCTGCTCATGGCCAAGGAAGGCAAGGCCGATGCGGTGTGTTTTACGCCGTTCAACAAAAAGGCCATGCGTTACGTCTATCCCAAATACGACGACGAAATCCGCTATGCCGCGGAAATAACGGGCTTCACCGGCGCCGCGCGCGAGTTCAACGTGCTCGACGCGCTATGGAACTGTCGGGTGACGTCGCATATCCCGCTGTCGCAGGTCGCGTCCTCGCTGACAGCCGAAGGCATCGTCGCCGAACTCGATCTTGCCGACCGGTGCATGCGCGAATCCGGGCTGAAGAACCCCCGCATCGCGGTGGCCGGATTGAACCCGCATGCCGGCGATGGCGGCAACTTCGGGCGCGAGGAAATCGACATCATCGAACCAGCGGTGAAACTGGCGGTGAGCAAGGGCTACAATGCCTCGGGTCCGTATCCGGCCGATACGGTGTATGTGCGGGCGAGAAACGGGGAGTTCGACGGCGTACTCACCATGTATCACGATCAGGGCCAGATCGCCATGAAGCTGATGGGTTTCGACCGCGGCGTGACGATGATGGGCGGTTTCCCCTTCCCGATCTGCACGCCGGCACATGGCACCGCTTACGACATCGCCGGGCGCGGCATCGCCAATCTTGGCGCCAGCAAGGCGGCGCTCCTGCTGGCGGCGCGCATGGCCGCGAGAAACCTGGCGGCAAAGAACACATAA
- a CDS encoding tripartite tricarboxylate transporter substrate-binding protein, producing the protein MLKTGVIAALLATAFCAAGAHAAWTPDKPVEFVVTSGAGGGTDIFTRTIQSIIVKNKLMDAPIVVVNKGGGAGSEGYVYGASEQTNPYRVTFGTNNEYLLPLVAKMGYATESFTPVAAMALDEFLIWVNSKSSFKDAKSFIDAAKKGDGLRMGGSQSKDTDQTLVSIISDATGAKFNYIPFKSGGEAAIQLAGGHIDANVNNPNENLGQWKANMVRPLCVFSPKRMIQGPKVTKEMGWSDIPTCKESGIPVETYQMPRTIWLAAGVAPDVVAFYSSVMDKVRQTPEWKAYIEKTSQTETFMAGEDLRKYITQDTARAYGVFKREGWLAK; encoded by the coding sequence ATGTTAAAAACAGGAGTGATCGCCGCGCTGCTGGCCACTGCGTTTTGCGCCGCCGGCGCACATGCCGCATGGACCCCGGACAAGCCCGTCGAATTCGTTGTCACCAGCGGTGCCGGAGGGGGTACCGACATTTTCACCCGGACGATTCAGTCGATCATCGTCAAAAACAAGTTGATGGACGCGCCGATCGTCGTCGTCAACAAGGGCGGTGGCGCTGGCAGTGAAGGCTACGTCTATGGTGCGAGCGAACAGACGAACCCGTACCGCGTGACTTTCGGCACTAATAACGAGTATCTGCTGCCTCTGGTGGCCAAGATGGGATACGCGACCGAGAGTTTCACGCCGGTTGCTGCGATGGCGCTCGACGAATTTCTGATCTGGGTGAATTCCAAGTCGTCGTTCAAGGATGCGAAGAGCTTCATCGATGCGGCCAAGAAGGGTGACGGCCTGCGCATGGGCGGGTCGCAGTCTAAGGATACCGACCAGACGCTGGTCAGCATCATCAGCGATGCAACCGGCGCCAAGTTCAACTACATCCCCTTCAAGAGTGGTGGCGAGGCGGCGATCCAGTTGGCAGGTGGGCACATCGACGCGAACGTGAATAACCCGAACGAGAATCTCGGTCAGTGGAAGGCCAACATGGTCCGTCCGCTCTGTGTCTTCAGTCCGAAGCGCATGATACAAGGTCCGAAGGTAACCAAGGAGATGGGCTGGTCGGACATCCCGACTTGCAAGGAGAGCGGCATTCCGGTCGAGACCTACCAGATGCCGCGTACGATCTGGCTGGCTGCCGGCGTAGCCCCGGATGTGGTCGCGTTCTATTCGAGCGTCATGGACAAGGTGCGCCAGACGCCGGAATGGAAAGCCTACATCGAAAAGACGTCCCAGACCGAAACCTTTATGGCGGGTGAGGATCTGCGCAAGTACATCACGCAGGACACGGCCCGCGCGTATGGCGTGTTCAAGCGCGAAGGCTGGCTGGCGAAGTAA
- a CDS encoding tripartite tricarboxylate transporter TctB family protein has product MRTTSGVLLSRFAMEIATALVTALIGAIVCFGSLEFGTGWGDAGPQPGYFPFYVGLILIFASGVNLAVALVHHRERLEAFLTTEQAHRVAAFFGPMFLFVLVSSFLGVYVGMILYLFCVMVFQGHYSVPKALAVALTAAVANYFLFEVWFQVPLLKGPLEAMLGIH; this is encoded by the coding sequence ATGCGAACGACGTCCGGGGTGCTGTTATCCCGTTTCGCCATGGAAATCGCGACCGCGCTGGTGACCGCGTTGATCGGCGCCATCGTCTGTTTCGGATCGCTGGAGTTCGGTACCGGCTGGGGCGATGCCGGTCCCCAGCCGGGCTATTTCCCGTTCTACGTCGGCTTGATCCTGATCTTCGCCAGCGGCGTCAATCTGGCGGTGGCGCTCGTTCATCACCGCGAGCGGCTGGAAGCCTTCCTGACGACCGAACAAGCGCACCGTGTCGCCGCCTTCTTCGGCCCCATGTTCCTGTTCGTGCTGGTGTCCTCATTCCTCGGGGTCTATGTCGGCATGATCTTGTACTTGTTCTGCGTAATGGTGTTCCAGGGGCACTATTCCGTCCCCAAGGCACTGGCCGTGGCGTTGACCGCTGCGGTCGCCAACTATTTCCTCTTCGAAGTGTGGTTCCAGGTTCCCTTGCTCAAGGGGCCGCTCGAAGCGATGCTCGGCATTCACTGA